A stretch of Blautia liquoris DNA encodes these proteins:
- a CDS encoding FAD-dependent oxidoreductase: MGNNKSMETPYGHVTSSTPEFFKKQAPIINIKETKEYDVVVVGAGSPGVPCALAAREGGASVALLQKGTFIDARGNSGAGINLDKSDPSDVERLVSQLMSASDHRPKRGLIEMWARHSGEAVHWMMDKALEGGAQIIDQGNDPHKALLESGGYKIDFITTFFGPKPYDTGDGMKALAKTAVKAGVELFLDTPAQQLVKKDGKVVGVIAKTKEGYVQFNARKGVVLGTGDYQSDKDMLSYYMPDVVNLGIKKFGRTGDGQKMIIWAGGKMENIGHTKMAHDFDSGPASMCDMPFLRVRKNGKRFCDETTDMAIMNCYLLGKEDEGHYCQIFDSDYMNKAANFPGRLVDPEGMKNFMPEEKVAHTNVIEPLLATYRADTLEELAKKLEINDSDTFVETVNTYNEIAKSGKDTEFGVPAKYLKTIDKPPYYGIHRHIRLTMACSGVEVNEKLQPLDTNGNPIEGVYAIGNLAGNFYGGIDYPLDVYGLNLGHNYTQGYVIGKYLAQI; encoded by the coding sequence ATGGGAAACAACAAATCTATGGAAACACCTTATGGCCATGTAACATCATCGACACCAGAATTTTTCAAAAAACAGGCTCCCATCATCAATATCAAAGAGACAAAAGAATATGATGTTGTTGTAGTCGGGGCAGGTTCCCCCGGTGTTCCCTGCGCACTGGCTGCACGTGAAGGCGGAGCATCTGTTGCTCTTTTGCAGAAAGGCACATTCATCGATGCACGTGGAAATTCCGGTGCCGGAATTAATCTGGATAAAAGTGATCCGTCCGATGTCGAAAGGCTTGTATCACAATTGATGTCAGCTTCTGATCACCGTCCAAAACGTGGATTGATCGAGATGTGGGCCAGACATTCCGGAGAAGCCGTTCACTGGATGATGGACAAAGCTCTGGAAGGCGGTGCACAGATCATTGATCAGGGAAATGACCCTCACAAGGCCCTTTTGGAAAGTGGTGGATATAAGATTGATTTTATTACTACTTTCTTCGGTCCAAAGCCGTATGATACCGGTGATGGAATGAAAGCCCTTGCGAAGACAGCCGTGAAAGCAGGCGTAGAGCTTTTCCTCGATACGCCGGCACAACAGCTTGTAAAGAAAGATGGAAAAGTTGTCGGAGTTATTGCAAAAACTAAAGAGGGGTATGTTCAATTCAACGCAAGAAAAGGTGTTGTTCTTGGAACCGGTGATTACCAAAGTGACAAAGATATGCTTAGCTATTATATGCCCGATGTCGTAAACCTTGGCATTAAGAAATTTGGCAGAACCGGTGACGGTCAGAAGATGATCATCTGGGCCGGCGGGAAAATGGAGAATATTGGGCATACAAAGATGGCCCACGATTTTGATTCTGGGCCAGCTTCTATGTGTGACATGCCGTTCTTACGTGTCAGGAAAAACGGAAAACGTTTCTGTGATGAGACAACGGATATGGCAATTATGAACTGCTATCTGCTTGGCAAAGAAGATGAGGGTCATTACTGCCAGATCTTTGATTCCGATTACATGAACAAGGCAGCCAATTTCCCAGGAAGACTGGTTGACCCGGAAGGCATGAAGAACTTTATGCCGGAGGAAAAAGTAGCACACACAAATGTCATCGAGCCTCTGCTTGCAACCTATAGAGCAGACACTCTCGAAGAATTGGCCAAAAAGCTTGAAATCAATGATTCAGACACTTTTGTTGAGACCGTGAATACGTATAATGAAATCGCAAAATCTGGAAAAGACACTGAATTCGGTGTGCCGGCGAAATACTTGAAGACAATCGATAAACCACCATATTACGGAATTCATCGTCACATCCGCCTGACTATGGCTTGCTCAGGCGTTGAAGTGAACGAAAAACTTCAGCCTCTTGATACAAATGGTAATCCAATTGAGGGTGTCTATGCAATCGGAAACCTCGCCGGAAACTTCTATGGAGGCATCGACTATCCTTTGGACGTATATGGCCTAAATCTGGGACATAACTATACCCAGGGATATGTAATAGGTAAGTATTTAGCTCAAATATAA
- a CDS encoding ECF transporter S component: protein MKRIFKTKFNAACFVLIPVCIGINYVGKLFASLLKLPLWLDSIGTCIGGVLGGPVIGGICGAANNLIYGLTTGDSITLIYALTSFGIGVAVGIMARLGRMKTFPGALLTAVAAGLTAVVISTPLNIIFWGGMTGNVWGDAVFAWSQAGKLPVFFGSFLDEVIVDVPDKLITLLLVFAIVKNLPKKLTSLYDVDDEVESLD, encoded by the coding sequence ATGAAGAGAATATTTAAAACAAAGTTTAATGCAGCCTGTTTTGTACTGATTCCGGTATGTATTGGAATCAACTATGTTGGAAAGCTATTTGCATCGCTGCTCAAACTTCCGCTTTGGCTGGATTCCATTGGAACCTGTATTGGCGGAGTACTGGGAGGCCCTGTTATTGGCGGAATCTGTGGTGCTGCAAACAATCTGATTTATGGACTGACAACAGGTGATTCGATTACGCTGATCTATGCACTTACCAGTTTTGGAATTGGTGTCGCGGTCGGGATAATGGCGCGGCTTGGCCGTATGAAGACATTTCCCGGTGCACTCCTCACAGCAGTTGCTGCGGGACTTACAGCAGTTGTGATATCAACGCCTCTGAATATCATTTTCTGGGGAGGTATGACGGGGAATGTATGGGGGGATGCAGTGTTTGCATGGTCACAGGCAGGAAAACTCCCCGTGTTTTTCGGATCATTTCTCGATGAAGTCATTGTAGATGTTCCAGATAAACTTATCACTTTACTTCTTGTCTTTGCGATTGTAAAGAATCTTCCGAAGAAACTGACGTCACTCTATGATGTTGATGATGAAGTTGAAAGTCTGGATTAA
- a CDS encoding ABC transporter ATP-binding protein: protein MAFIEVSNLKYRYPHTKTLALDGINLSIEKGEFIGIAGENKAGKSTLCQSFAGLIPTMFKGAYGGKILIGKKNAAETPIAELCQSVGLVFQNPFNQLSGAKETVFDEIAFGLQNLGVPREEMIKRVRDNLKLLDIEKYAYRNPFDLSGGQIQRVAIASILAMNPELIVLDEPTSQLDPQGSEEVFKAVEKLTKSGITIIMAEHKMEKLASYCDKILLLHKGKQIAFDTPEYIFSRDDLDSIGVLPPVYTQVCKTLSISKKSEKDKIIYPVTFQDVEKLKGFFPEHLVGRITSSEDDSIVKNPVFQIEHLSFSYNPMVSVIEDVNLTFRNEPTAIIGQNGAGKTTLVKLLKGLIKPASGSILFERNDTKNQTVAQLSAQIGYVFQNPDDQIFKNKVMDEIMVGPLNLGWSKTKAKESARDALEMVGLIDKAEQNPYDLDLSERKLIAVASVIAMNPKVLILDEPTIAQDVKGKEIIGKLITSLFARGKLIITILHDMDFAAKYFNRIIVMAHGKILADGPKEEVFYRTNTLKQAHLEQPHVTSLCRELGYEGVFLDTDDLNA from the coding sequence ATGGCTTTCATAGAGGTTTCGAATTTGAAATATCGCTATCCGCATACGAAAACTCTTGCACTCGACGGAATAAATCTCTCGATTGAAAAGGGAGAGTTTATCGGTATAGCAGGAGAAAACAAAGCGGGAAAAAGTACATTATGTCAGTCATTTGCGGGTCTGATTCCCACGATGTTCAAAGGTGCTTACGGCGGAAAGATTTTAATTGGCAAAAAAAATGCAGCGGAAACACCGATTGCGGAGCTCTGCCAGAGTGTTGGACTTGTCTTTCAGAATCCTTTTAACCAGCTATCTGGCGCTAAGGAGACGGTCTTCGATGAGATCGCATTCGGCCTTCAGAATCTTGGTGTACCACGGGAAGAAATGATCAAAAGAGTCAGGGATAATCTGAAGCTTCTGGATATAGAGAAATACGCTTATCGGAATCCCTTCGATCTTTCCGGAGGACAGATTCAAAGAGTGGCAATCGCCAGCATCCTTGCCATGAATCCCGAGCTGATCGTGCTGGATGAACCCACATCCCAGCTTGATCCCCAGGGCAGTGAAGAGGTCTTCAAGGCTGTCGAAAAACTTACAAAGTCAGGGATCACGATTATCATGGCAGAGCACAAGATGGAAAAACTAGCTTCTTACTGCGATAAAATACTGCTTCTGCATAAGGGAAAACAGATAGCATTCGATACACCTGAATACATTTTTTCCAGAGATGATCTGGATTCAATTGGCGTGCTGCCGCCTGTATATACACAGGTGTGCAAAACGCTCTCTATTTCAAAGAAAAGTGAAAAAGACAAGATCATTTATCCGGTGACATTTCAGGATGTTGAGAAACTAAAAGGTTTTTTTCCCGAGCATCTTGTGGGGAGAATAACAAGTTCAGAAGATGATTCCATAGTTAAAAATCCCGTTTTTCAAATTGAACATTTAAGCTTTTCCTATAACCCAATGGTTTCTGTAATTGAAGATGTGAATCTGACATTTAGAAATGAACCAACAGCAATTATTGGTCAGAATGGTGCCGGGAAGACAACATTGGTTAAGCTGCTGAAAGGGCTAATAAAGCCCGCATCCGGAAGTATTTTGTTTGAAAGAAATGACACGAAGAATCAGACGGTTGCTCAGCTGTCTGCACAAATTGGATACGTCTTTCAGAATCCGGATGACCAGATATTTAAAAATAAAGTGATGGATGAGATCATGGTTGGTCCTTTGAATCTTGGCTGGAGTAAGACAAAGGCGAAGGAGAGTGCCAGGGATGCTCTGGAGATGGTCGGATTGATCGATAAGGCAGAACAAAATCCATATGATCTTGACCTGTCAGAGCGAAAGTTAATTGCCGTTGCATCTGTAATTGCAATGAATCCGAAGGTTTTGATTCTGGATGAGCCGACTATTGCACAGGATGTAAAAGGAAAAGAGATCATCGGGAAACTGATTACTTCTCTTTTTGCACGGGGGAAACTTATTATAACAATTCTTCATGATATGGATTTTGCTGCAAAATATTTTAATAGAATCATTGTAATGGCGCATGGAAAGATCCTGGCGGATGGTCCAAAAGAAGAAGTTTTTTATCGCACAAATACTCTGAAACAGGCGCATCTTGAACAGCCGCATGTCACATCTCTGTGCAGAGAACTGGGATATGAGGGCGTGTTTTTGGACACAGACGATCTCAACGCCTAA
- the ilvA gene encoding threonine ammonia-lyase IlvA codes for MGLVTKEDIDQALKVLEPVVTHTPLQYDRYLSEKYQATVLLKREDLQRVRSFKLRGAYYAIKQKSREELSHGVVCASAGNHAQGVAYTCREIKVHTVIFMPTTTPQQKISQVTFFGGDYAEIRLVGDTFDASCQSAKDYAAENKMAFIDPFDDPDIIAGQGTLAAEMIQDITAGGYDLDYVLCAIGGGGLISGVSTYIKNTSADTKVIGVEPAGASSMKKAFDCGCPSPLAWLDKFVDGAAVREVGQLTYEHAKEYVDALISLDEGQVCTAILELYSKQAIVAEPAGALSVAALETMKDEVKGKTVACVISGGNNDINRMAEIEERSLIYQGLKNYYVVNFPQRPGALKEFVNEVLGTNDDITRFEYTKKINRGTGPVILGIQSKSKDDVPNLVRRIAAFDQCYIDLKENQTLYSLLV; via the coding sequence ATGGGACTTGTGACGAAAGAAGATATCGATCAGGCACTTAAAGTTTTAGAACCGGTGGTTACTCATACGCCACTGCAGTATGACCGCTATCTGTCTGAGAAGTATCAGGCGACGGTACTTTTGAAAAGGGAAGACCTGCAGAGGGTGCGCTCATTTAAACTGAGAGGCGCATATTACGCGATTAAACAGAAAAGCAGAGAAGAATTATCACACGGTGTGGTTTGTGCAAGTGCCGGAAACCATGCACAGGGTGTCGCTTATACCTGCCGTGAGATCAAGGTTCATACAGTGATCTTTATGCCTACGACGACACCCCAGCAGAAAATATCACAGGTCACGTTTTTTGGAGGAGATTATGCCGAAATACGATTAGTAGGAGACACCTTCGATGCGTCTTGTCAATCGGCAAAAGACTATGCAGCGGAAAATAAGATGGCTTTCATTGATCCCTTTGATGACCCGGATATCATTGCCGGACAAGGAACACTCGCAGCAGAGATGATTCAGGATATAACTGCGGGCGGATATGATCTGGATTATGTGTTATGTGCCATCGGTGGGGGCGGACTGATCAGCGGTGTGAGTACTTATATAAAAAATACAAGCGCGGATACAAAAGTAATTGGGGTGGAACCAGCGGGGGCCTCTTCGATGAAGAAAGCTTTCGATTGCGGATGTCCCTCGCCCCTTGCGTGGCTGGATAAATTTGTCGACGGGGCTGCTGTGCGGGAAGTTGGACAGCTGACCTATGAACATGCAAAAGAGTATGTGGATGCTCTGATATCCCTAGACGAAGGCCAAGTCTGCACTGCAATTCTCGAATTATACAGTAAACAGGCAATTGTGGCTGAACCGGCAGGTGCTTTAAGCGTTGCGGCTCTTGAGACCATGAAGGATGAGGTAAAGGGGAAAACTGTTGCCTGTGTGATCAGCGGCGGAAACAATGATATCAACCGTATGGCTGAGATTGAAGAGCGTTCGCTCATTTATCAGGGATTGAAGAATTACTATGTCGTTAATTTTCCGCAGCGTCCCGGCGCACTGAAAGAGTTTGTGAATGAGGTGCTGGGGACGAATGATGATATTACACGTTTTGAGTATACGAAGAAGATTAATCGCGGAACAGGACCGGTAATACTTGGAATTCAGTCAAAATCAAAAGACGATGTACCAAACCTTGTAAGGCGGATAGCAGCATTTGATCAGTGTTACATCGATCTGAAAGAAAACCAGACGCTGTACTCACTGTTGGTGTAA
- a CDS encoding 6-phosphofructokinase, whose amino-acid sequence MNGNIIVGQSGGPTAAINSSLAGVYRTAKDRGARKVFGMLHGIQGLLQERYIDLSDYIKNDLDTELLKRTPAAFLGSCRFKLPEIHEDREVYEKIFGILDKLDIEAFIYIGGNDSMDTIKKLSDYAIVTGHPTRFIGCPKTIDNDLALTDHTPGYGSAAKYIGTSIKEIIRDSFCLEYEKGVVTIVEIMGRNAGWLTGSASLSRGEDCCGPDLIYLPELPFDLKKFGEKVKNLLSSKSSVVIAVSEGLRLSDGRYVCELGQSLDFVDAFGHKQLSGTANYLASYVAGEIGCKTRSIELSTLQRSGSHLASRVDILEAYQVGGAAVKAADEGDSGKMVVLNRISDDPYQCGTKVKDVHKIANDEKLVPRKWMNEEGDYVAEEFINYVRPLIQGDVSPIMVDGIPRHLFRPV is encoded by the coding sequence ATGAATGGTAATATCATTGTTGGCCAATCCGGTGGCCCTACTGCCGCTATCAATTCAAGTCTTGCAGGTGTATACCGTACTGCAAAAGACCGTGGTGCCAGAAAAGTATTTGGGATGCTGCACGGAATACAGGGACTGCTGCAGGAACGCTACATAGACCTGTCCGACTATATTAAAAACGATCTGGATACAGAGCTGCTGAAAAGGACTCCGGCAGCATTTCTCGGCTCCTGTCGTTTTAAGCTTCCCGAGATTCACGAAGACAGAGAAGTATATGAAAAAATCTTTGGAATTCTGGATAAATTAGACATTGAAGCCTTTATTTACATCGGTGGAAATGATTCCATGGATACTATAAAAAAGCTTTCAGATTACGCAATTGTCACTGGACATCCGACACGATTCATCGGATGTCCAAAGACGATCGACAACGATCTGGCACTGACAGACCATACACCTGGATATGGAAGTGCTGCGAAATATATCGGGACTTCTATCAAAGAAATCATAAGAGACAGCTTTTGTCTCGAATATGAAAAAGGGGTCGTTACTATCGTAGAAATCATGGGCAGAAATGCAGGATGGCTGACAGGCTCTGCTTCTCTTTCAAGAGGTGAGGATTGCTGCGGACCTGATTTGATCTACCTACCGGAACTCCCTTTTGATCTGAAAAAATTCGGTGAAAAGGTCAAAAATCTATTGTCGTCAAAATCTTCTGTTGTGATCGCAGTTTCAGAAGGATTAAGGCTTTCAGACGGCCGCTACGTATGTGAGCTCGGACAGAGTCTCGATTTTGTGGATGCCTTTGGTCATAAGCAGCTTTCCGGAACTGCCAATTATCTCGCAAGTTATGTTGCCGGGGAAATCGGCTGCAAAACCAGATCTATTGAACTTAGCACTCTTCAGCGTTCGGGATCTCATCTAGCCTCTCGTGTGGATATTCTCGAAGCTTATCAGGTTGGCGGCGCTGCAGTAAAAGCAGCTGATGAGGGAGATTCCGGTAAAATGGTAGTTTTAAACCGTATATCAGATGATCCATACCAGTGCGGAACCAAGGTAAAAGATGTGCATAAAATTGCAAATGATGAGAAACTGGTTCCAAGAAAGTGGATGAATGAAGAGGGTGATTACGTGGCAGAAGAATTCATAAATTATGTTCGTCCATTGATTCAGGGAGATGTTTCCCCTATAATGGTGGATGGAATTCCCAGACATTTGTTCCGTCCTGTATAA
- a CDS encoding energy-coupling factor transporter transmembrane component T family protein — translation MNNSISLYVDKDTYLTRLHPFTKLVFILAAISIPLLWGTLWMYIVMIALSLCLLISGRIIRKAYPLIAFSFTIIIMIFLIQGLFNQENKNVLFSVGPLRFYKEGILYALKIGLNILNMLLCFAVFVLTTKPATLVESLEQRGVSPRFGYIVSSVFQIIPQMIGTMHTIQDAQASRGMETKGNLLVRAKAFIPLISPIVSSSLINTRERAIALEVRGFDSKVKKTYMEDHNLKKNDRTFMSLMTILIAISMIWRIFQWLS, via the coding sequence ATGAACAACAGTATCAGCTTATACGTCGATAAAGACACGTATTTGACAAGACTACATCCATTCACAAAACTGGTATTTATTCTGGCAGCAATCAGTATCCCCTTGCTTTGGGGTACTTTGTGGATGTATATAGTTATGATAGCACTGAGTCTGTGCCTGCTGATCAGTGGAAGAATCATCAGGAAAGCCTATCCCCTGATTGCATTTTCCTTTACAATCATCATTATGATTTTTCTGATTCAGGGATTGTTTAATCAGGAGAATAAAAATGTACTTTTTTCTGTCGGACCGCTTCGCTTTTATAAGGAAGGAATTCTCTATGCGTTGAAAATTGGCCTTAATATCCTGAATATGCTTCTATGTTTCGCAGTTTTTGTTCTTACGACGAAACCTGCAACATTAGTGGAATCCTTGGAGCAAAGGGGTGTTTCGCCAAGATTCGGCTATATTGTTAGTTCTGTATTTCAGATCATTCCTCAGATGATCGGAACTATGCACACGATTCAAGATGCTCAGGCAAGCAGGGGAATGGAGACAAAAGGCAATTTATTAGTACGGGCAAAGGCATTCATTCCGTTGATCTCACCTATAGTGAGCAGTTCGCTGATCAATACGAGGGAAAGGGCAATTGCTCTTGAAGTACGGGGTTTTGATTCAAAAGTAAAAAAGACGTATATGGAAGATCACAATCTAAAAAAAAATGATCGGACGTTTATGTCATTGATGACCATACTCATCGCAATCTCAATGATCTGGAGGATTTTTCAATGGCTTTCATAG
- a CDS encoding nucleoside phosphorylase, translating to MDDTKELAFNREFRSVKGTYKGIQVLAVSTGIGGASTAIAVEELARIGVKVMIRIGSCGALQPDIRLGDLILASGTVRDDGASASYAKPIYPAVPDTKLLFECIRAAENEKAACHVGITRSHDSFYIDEEEEVSKYWSERGVLGADMETAALFVIGGLRGVKTASILNTVVESEDKLEDHINDYTSGDQKMMHGEKLEILTALNAFVSYDQL from the coding sequence CTGGACGATACCAAAGAGCTTGCCTTCAACAGAGAGTTTCGAAGTGTCAAGGGAACTTATAAAGGCATTCAAGTTCTGGCAGTTTCCACTGGTATTGGAGGAGCCTCTACGGCTATTGCAGTAGAAGAACTGGCCAGAATTGGTGTAAAAGTTATGATTCGTATCGGAAGCTGCGGGGCTCTCCAGCCGGACATCAGACTGGGAGACCTAATACTTGCAAGCGGAACGGTAAGAGATGACGGTGCGTCGGCATCCTATGCAAAACCGATTTATCCTGCAGTACCGGACACAAAACTGCTTTTTGAATGTATCCGGGCGGCCGAGAATGAAAAAGCGGCCTGTCACGTTGGGATTACAAGGAGCCATGACAGCTTCTATATTGATGAAGAGGAAGAAGTCAGTAAGTATTGGAGTGAAAGAGGAGTTCTGGGTGCCGATATGGAGACAGCTGCTCTTTTCGTGATTGGAGGACTGCGTGGAGTAAAAACAGCTTCTATATTGAATACAGTTGTGGAATCCGAGGATAAGCTGGAAGATCATATTAATGACTATACATCCGGAGATCAGAAGATGATGCATGGTGAAAAGTTGGAAATATTGACTGCACTGAATGCTTTTGTCTCATATGATCAACTTTAA